The Gammaproteobacteria bacterium DNA window GTCATGCCGAGACCGATGATCATGGCCTTTCCAGCGCCTTGTTGTGTTGATGCTTCAGGCATGCAACCGACGTCCTCAGCGAATCTTCAGGGTTGAAAGACCGATCAGCACGAGAATCACCGTGATGATCCAGAAACGGACAATGACCTTGGGCTCCGGCCAGCCCTTCAATTCGTAGTGGTGGTGCAGCGGCGCCATGCGGAAGATCCGCTTGCCGGTCAGGCGGAACGACGCCACCTGCAACATCACCGACAAGGTTTCCACCACGAAGATGCCACCCATGATGAACAGCACCAGCTCCTGCCGGACGATGACCGCAACAGTTCCCAGCGCCGCACCCAGTGCCAGCGCACCGATATCGCCCATGAATACCTGGGCCGGGTAAGTGTTGAACCAGAGGAAGGCCAGTCCGGCGCCGCAGAGTGCACCGCAGAACACGACCACCTCACCAGCGCCTTCCACATAGGGAATCGTCAGGTAGTTGGCAAAATTGACATTGCCACTGGCATAGGCGAACACGCCGAGCGCACCACCAACGAGCACGGTCGGCATGATGGCCAGGCCGTCGAGTCCGTCTGTCAGATTGACCGCATTGCTGGTGCCAACGATGACCAGGTAGGTCAGCACGACAAAGAACGGCCCCAGCGGAATGGCGACATTCTTGAAGAAGGGAACAATCAATGCCGTCTCGATGGGGGTCGCTGCGTAATGGTAGAGCGCCAGCGCAGCCGCAAGTCCGACCACCGATTGCGACAGGTACT harbors:
- the mraY gene encoding phospho-N-acetylmuramoyl-pentapeptide-transferase produces the protein MLMYLADYLSQFYSGFNVFQYLTLRAILGALTALLAGFIIGPWMIRHLTFRQIGQTVRDDGPTSHLTKAGTPTMGGLLILFGIVVSTLLWGDLQNRFVLIVLLTTIGFGVVGFVDDYRKLVLNDPVGLPARWKYLSQSVVGLAAALALYHYAATPIETALIVPFFKNVAIPLGPFFVVLTYLVIVGTSNAVNLTDGLDGLAIMPTVLVGGALGVFAYASGNVNFANYLTIPYVEGAGEVVVFCGALCGAGLAFLWFNTYPAQVFMGDIGALALGAALGTVAVIVRQELVLFIMGGIFVVETLSVMLQVASFRLTGKRIFRMAPLHHHYELKGWPEPKVIVRFWIITVILVLIGLSTLKIR